In Xylanibacillus composti, the following are encoded in one genomic region:
- a CDS encoding cyclic-phosphate processing receiver domain-containing protein translates to MDGKLNVYVDDQRRCPDGFTLARSAEECLLLLESYAVHILSLDHDLGWGEPTGFDIVRHMVDRGWYPDHIYLHTSSVVGRFNMYQLLYASKPEHVALHNGPIPDALLLELAQVRSGSKQERLPGSDDFGRG, encoded by the coding sequence ATGGATGGCAAGCTGAATGTGTATGTGGACGATCAGCGACGCTGCCCTGATGGATTCACATTGGCCCGCAGCGCGGAGGAATGCCTGCTGCTGCTGGAGTCGTACGCCGTGCATATCTTATCGCTTGATCACGATCTTGGCTGGGGCGAACCTACTGGGTTTGATATTGTGCGGCATATGGTGGATCGAGGGTGGTACCCCGACCATATTTACCTGCACACATCCAGTGTGGTCGGCCGTTTCAATATGTACCAGCTGCTGTATGCTTCAAAGCCGGAGCATGTTGCTTTGCATAACGGTCCGATCCCGGATGCGCTGCTGCTCGAACTGGCGCAGGTCCGATCGGGCAGCAAGCAAGAGCGTCTGCCGGGGAGCGATGATTTCGGAAGGGGTTAA
- a CDS encoding serine/threonine-protein kinase, whose protein sequence is MKKIGSLLGERYEVLRQLGEGGTGSVYLVRDLKLHGKLRAAKLVHGGGMPLPMWEREAKVLVTLDHPYLPDVIDVWSEGEAGIIIMEYVEGETLEQRLFRLGGSLPVREIARIGKQLSELLVYLHESGPNIMHRDLKPSNVMLDRQGYVRLIDFGIAGRQGGGQLESTAMNATLGRFGTPRFASPEQLAGRPVDARSDLYQLGGLLYYLLSGGHARSGRAGLAFEQSQVPKGLKTILHRLLQPDPELRYRTAGEAWRAFDDLEMQQLAMPSVKPHEGSSTSLVLVGSLYGGAGATFITLALAAAWARRGVECGVVEMPGGRAELFGMLNGEERSPRGYRFLCDRALDQDGLRPAARWRQFGTSWYPLPYERPAAMKADAAQLRRMLELCEEELVLADAGTRWGDTAVKELLPRVSAVVCNVDPFPAKAGSMEAQGHAKELEAYVRHGVPVYWVANRAGAGFIKPWLNTLPARPTAVVPNVPHTAVMQAVWRGSLIQYEKEAGSRLDAALGPLLDVLHPLGTRSGAEGEQVK, encoded by the coding sequence ATGAAGAAGATCGGTTCCTTGCTTGGGGAGCGTTACGAAGTTTTGCGTCAGCTAGGCGAAGGCGGCACAGGCAGTGTCTACCTGGTGCGTGATCTGAAGCTGCACGGCAAGCTGCGCGCAGCCAAGCTGGTTCATGGAGGCGGTATGCCGCTGCCTATGTGGGAACGGGAAGCGAAGGTGCTTGTCACCCTGGATCATCCTTATTTGCCGGATGTGATCGATGTTTGGAGTGAAGGGGAAGCAGGCATCATCATTATGGAATATGTGGAAGGAGAGACGCTGGAACAGCGGTTGTTCCGGCTGGGCGGCTCGCTGCCGGTACGCGAAATCGCACGGATCGGGAAGCAGTTAAGCGAGTTGCTTGTCTATTTGCACGAGAGCGGGCCGAATATTATGCATCGCGATCTCAAGCCTTCTAATGTCATGCTGGACAGGCAGGGCTATGTCCGCTTGATTGATTTCGGCATCGCGGGCCGGCAAGGCGGCGGACAGCTTGAAAGCACGGCGATGAACGCGACGCTCGGTCGGTTCGGCACTCCCCGGTTCGCTTCGCCGGAACAGCTGGCTGGCAGACCAGTGGATGCACGCAGCGACTTATATCAATTAGGCGGGCTGCTATACTATTTATTGAGCGGCGGGCATGCACGGAGCGGGCGGGCTGGGCTTGCCTTCGAGCAAAGTCAAGTGCCTAAAGGCCTGAAGACCATTCTTCACCGTTTGCTGCAGCCTGACCCGGAGCTGCGCTATCGAACTGCCGGAGAAGCCTGGCGCGCCTTTGACGATCTCGAAATGCAGCAGCTCGCTATGCCGTCAGTCAAACCGCATGAGGGAAGCAGCACGTCCCTGGTTCTGGTCGGCAGCTTGTATGGGGGTGCCGGCGCCACGTTTATCACGCTTGCGCTGGCTGCCGCTTGGGCGCGCCGCGGAGTGGAATGCGGGGTCGTCGAGATGCCCGGCGGAAGAGCCGAACTATTCGGAATGCTCAATGGAGAGGAGCGCAGTCCCAGGGGCTATCGCTTTCTTTGTGATCGGGCGCTAGATCAGGACGGGCTTCGACCGGCAGCGCGCTGGCGGCAATTCGGGACTTCTTGGTACCCGCTGCCTTATGAGCGCCCTGCCGCGATGAAAGCGGACGCCGCTCAGCTTCGCCGCATGCTGGAGCTTTGCGAGGAAGAGCTTGTGCTTGCCGATGCGGGCACACGCTGGGGGGACACGGCGGTGAAGGAGCTGCTGCCACGCGTATCGGCGGTTGTGTGTAACGTGGACCCGTTCCCTGCCAAAGCCGGCAGCATGGAAGCGCAAGGACACGCGAAGGAGCTTGAAGCGTATGTCCGGCACGGCGTGCCAGTCTATTGGGTTGCCAACAGAGCCGGCGCGGGCTTCATCAAGCCGTGGTTGAACACACTGCCGGCGCGTCCGACCGCAGTAGTTCCGAACGTACCGCACACAGCTGTCATGCAGGCTGTCTGGCGGGGGAGCTTGATTCAATACGAGAAGGAAGCGGGTTCGCGACTGGACGCCGCGTTGGGGCCGCTGCTGGATGTGCTGCATCCGCTTGGAACCCGGTCCGGCGCAGAAGGTGAACAAGTCAAGTAA
- the mutM gene encoding bifunctional DNA-formamidopyrimidine glycosylase/DNA-(apurinic or apyrimidinic site) lyase, with protein sequence MPELPEMETYRRLLAEQLVGRTLADVYIGREKSLNVPPEPFTRRVRGRTVNSIRRRAKHLIFDLDSGDHLLLHLMLGGWMFWGSEADRPERTIQVRLDTREGSLYFIGLRLGYLHLLDASALEERLQPLGPEPLQPAMSLEQWMNRMAGKRGRLKSQLVDQQVIAGIGNCYADEICYDAGIRPSRTCPSLVRQDWERLYASVQRVLLAAVRYGGYMEHPLYTGDRLTGGFDERCQVYDREGEPCARCGTAIMKESLSGRKLFYCPECQR encoded by the coding sequence ATGCCGGAATTGCCGGAGATGGAAACGTATCGGCGGCTGTTGGCGGAACAGCTCGTTGGACGTACGCTTGCAGATGTATACATAGGCCGCGAGAAATCATTGAACGTACCGCCAGAACCATTCACCCGGCGTGTTCGGGGACGTACAGTGAACAGCATCCGGCGACGGGCAAAGCATCTGATTTTTGACCTTGATTCGGGCGATCATCTGCTGCTGCATCTCATGCTGGGCGGCTGGATGTTCTGGGGCTCAGAAGCGGACCGCCCCGAACGGACGATCCAAGTGCGCCTGGACACGAGGGAAGGCTCGCTCTATTTCATCGGACTGCGGCTGGGGTACTTGCATCTGCTGGATGCATCCGCTCTTGAGGAACGGCTCCAGCCGCTTGGTCCGGAACCGCTTCAGCCGGCCATGTCCCTGGAACAATGGATGAATCGCATGGCAGGGAAGCGGGGACGTCTCAAGTCGCAGCTTGTAGATCAGCAGGTCATCGCCGGGATCGGGAACTGTTATGCAGACGAAATCTGTTACGATGCCGGTATTCGTCCATCGAGAACTTGTCCCTCGCTTGTCCGGCAAGACTGGGAACGTCTTTATGCCTCTGTCCAGCGCGTTCTGCTGGCAGCCGTTCGATATGGCGGTTACATGGAGCACCCGCTGTATACAGGTGACCGCTTAACAGGCGGATTTGATGAGCGCTGCCAGGTTTACGACAGGGAAGGTGAGCCGTGTGCCCGCTGCGGCACTGCCATAATGAAAGAAAGTCTGTCCGGGCGCAAGCTGTTTTATTGTCCGGAATGCCAGCGTTAA
- a CDS encoding deoxyribonuclease IV: protein MLFGSHVSTRRGYKEAARFAHQLGGRAFQYFPKNPRSLALKLSFDQQDAERCRQYCEEHGIRSIAHSAYPINIAVPDEQRAGMVASLVNDLIIAEACGSLGVVVHFGKFHNKDPLQGYKNSLQCIDEVLDRFEGKALLLLENMAGEGAEKGTAFEEHVHIRQLSRHADRIGFCLDTCHAFASGLWQEDDWAQTFERGKQLGYMQHVAAVHLNDSRYGHGARRDRHAQIGLGAIGEERFRQFLRSAWPEQLPMVLETPVTAERNHRDELELLHAWIT from the coding sequence ATGCTGTTCGGCAGTCACGTCAGCACCAGGCGCGGCTATAAAGAGGCTGCGCGGTTCGCTCATCAGCTTGGAGGCAGGGCTTTCCAGTACTTTCCGAAAAATCCGCGCAGCCTTGCGCTGAAGCTTTCCTTCGACCAACAGGATGCCGAGCGCTGCCGCCAGTACTGCGAGGAGCACGGCATTCGTTCCATTGCCCATTCGGCCTATCCGATCAACATTGCGGTACCGGACGAGCAGCGGGCAGGCATGGTTGCTTCGCTTGTCAATGACCTGATTATTGCGGAAGCCTGCGGTTCCCTGGGAGTCGTCGTTCATTTTGGCAAATTTCATAATAAAGACCCGTTGCAAGGTTATAAAAATAGTTTACAATGTATAGATGAGGTTCTGGATCGGTTCGAAGGGAAAGCCTTGCTGCTGCTGGAAAATATGGCGGGAGAAGGCGCAGAGAAAGGCACGGCTTTTGAAGAGCATGTACACATTCGTCAACTGTCGAGGCATGCGGACCGGATCGGTTTCTGCCTGGATACGTGCCACGCCTTTGCCAGCGGACTTTGGCAGGAAGACGATTGGGCACAGACGTTCGAGCGCGGCAAGCAGCTTGGGTATATGCAGCATGTGGCTGCCGTGCATTTGAATGATTCCCGGTACGGGCATGGGGCAAGAAGGGACCGGCATGCGCAGATCGGACTCGGGGCTATTGGCGAGGAGCGATTTAGGCAATTTTTGCGCAGCGCTTGGCCGGAGCAGCTGCCCATGGTGCTGGAGACGCCGGTAACGGCGGAACGGAACCACCGGGATGAGCTGGAACTGCTGCATGCCTGGATAACTTGA
- a CDS encoding DEAD/DEAH box helicase, with the protein MNRLTGKVSSIQQWIEQVRTNRELMANVTCWHTIPPRPARTAPFPSQLHPKLQDALRQKGIDELYVHQAEAFETIAAGHHVVAVTPTASGKTMCYNLPVLQGILDNDEARALYLFPTKALAQDQVAELQQMVDYMDVDIKTHTYDGDTPPTVRQAIRNAGHIVVTNPDMLHSAILPHHTKWVKLFENLKYIVIDELHAYRGVFGSHVANVIRRLKRICRFYGSSPQFICASATIANPKEHAERLIGERAELVDNNGAPAGEKHVVFYNPPVVNRQLGIRRSSVLETKKIAGMLLRQGIQTIVFARSRVRVEILLTYLQELIRHELGAKSIRGYRGGYLPKQRREIERGLRNGEIRGVVSTNALELGIDIGQLQACVLNGYPGTVASTWQQSGRAGRRQESSITFMVASSNPLDQYMIQNPQFFFNRPPEHALIHPDNLMILLDQVKCAAYELPFEQGESFGNASIADILEFLTEERTLHHADGRWYWMEQSFPAHNVSLRAAAQENFVIIDMSEGSRVIGEVDRFSAPTLLHEEAIYMHEGVQYQVEKLDFEEKKAFVRQVSVDYYTDANLAVQLKVLHTDREETNGVLTRCFGEVTVNAKATIFKKIKLGTHENIGAGPIHLPEEELHTTSYWFSFDEQFSEGRSANDLQFALLGLANVLVHIAPLYLMCDPLDIRVVPQVKAVHTKRPTIFFYDRYPGGIGLSERLYEVHGELLDKARAHITACTCISGCPACVGPIEEVGLTGKSLAMELLAATKEERA; encoded by the coding sequence ATGAATCGACTTACGGGGAAGGTATCGTCTATCCAACAATGGATCGAACAAGTGAGGACCAATCGCGAGCTGATGGCCAACGTCACGTGCTGGCACACGATACCGCCGCGTCCAGCGAGAACAGCGCCATTTCCGAGCCAGCTCCATCCGAAGCTGCAAGACGCGCTGCGCCAGAAGGGCATTGATGAGCTGTATGTGCATCAGGCCGAGGCCTTCGAGACGATTGCCGCCGGCCATCATGTCGTTGCCGTCACGCCTACGGCTTCGGGCAAGACGATGTGTTACAATCTTCCGGTGCTGCAGGGGATTCTGGACAACGATGAAGCGCGGGCGCTTTATCTGTTCCCGACGAAGGCGCTGGCGCAGGACCAGGTGGCCGAACTGCAGCAAATGGTCGATTACATGGATGTGGATATCAAGACGCATACCTATGACGGCGATACGCCCCCAACCGTTCGGCAGGCCATACGCAATGCAGGCCATATCGTTGTGACGAACCCGGATATGCTGCATTCTGCCATCCTGCCCCACCATACGAAATGGGTCAAGCTGTTTGAGAATTTGAAGTATATCGTCATTGACGAGCTGCATGCGTATCGAGGGGTGTTCGGCAGCCATGTGGCGAACGTCATCCGGCGCTTGAAGCGGATATGCAGGTTTTACGGCTCTTCTCCCCAATTTATTTGTGCTTCCGCAACGATTGCAAATCCGAAGGAGCATGCGGAACGACTCATAGGCGAGCGGGCCGAACTGGTCGACAACAACGGTGCGCCAGCCGGAGAAAAGCACGTGGTATTCTACAACCCGCCGGTCGTCAATCGCCAGCTGGGCATTCGCCGCAGCAGCGTGCTCGAGACGAAGAAGATCGCAGGGATGCTGCTGCGGCAGGGCATTCAGACGATCGTTTTTGCGCGCAGCAGAGTGCGTGTGGAAATCTTGCTTACCTATTTGCAAGAACTTATTCGCCATGAGCTGGGGGCCAAGTCCATTCGCGGCTACCGCGGCGGATACTTGCCCAAGCAGAGGCGCGAGATCGAGCGCGGCTTGCGCAACGGCGAAATTCGCGGCGTCGTCAGCACGAATGCGCTGGAGCTCGGCATAGACATCGGCCAGCTGCAGGCATGCGTGCTGAACGGTTATCCGGGTACGGTTGCCAGCACTTGGCAGCAGTCGGGAAGAGCGGGGCGAAGACAAGAAAGCTCGATTACCTTCATGGTGGCCAGCAGCAACCCGCTCGATCAATATATGATCCAAAACCCGCAGTTCTTTTTCAATCGTCCTCCCGAGCATGCCCTGATTCATCCGGACAATCTGATGATCTTGCTGGATCAGGTGAAATGCGCGGCCTACGAGCTTCCATTCGAGCAGGGCGAGTCGTTCGGCAACGCATCCATTGCCGATATTTTGGAATTTCTGACGGAGGAGCGCACGCTGCATCATGCGGACGGCAGATGGTACTGGATGGAGCAGTCATTCCCGGCCCATAACGTTTCGCTTCGGGCGGCGGCGCAGGAAAACTTCGTCATTATCGATATGTCAGAGGGAAGCCGGGTCATAGGCGAGGTTGATCGTTTCAGCGCCCCCACGCTGCTGCACGAGGAGGCGATATACATGCATGAAGGAGTTCAGTACCAAGTCGAGAAGCTGGATTTCGAGGAGAAAAAAGCATTTGTCCGACAAGTCAGCGTGGATTATTACACAGATGCCAATCTAGCTGTTCAGCTCAAGGTGCTGCATACGGATCGCGAAGAGACAAACGGTGTGCTGACTCGCTGCTTCGGGGAGGTGACTGTGAACGCCAAGGCGACGATCTTCAAGAAGATCAAGCTGGGCACGCATGAGAATATCGGAGCCGGTCCGATCCATCTCCCGGAGGAGGAATTGCACACGACTTCCTATTGGTTTTCCTTCGACGAACAGTTCAGCGAGGGGCGCAGCGCGAACGATCTCCAATTTGCCCTGCTCGGCTTGGCGAATGTACTTGTACATATAGCTCCGCTGTATTTAATGTGCGATCCGCTGGATATTCGCGTTGTGCCGCAGGTGAAGGCCGTGCATACGAAGCGGCCTACGATCTTCTTCTATGATCGCTATCCCGGCGGCATCGGACTGAGCGAACGACTGTACGAGGTGCATGGCGAGCTGCTGGACAAGGCGCGGGCTCACATAACAGCCTGCACTTGCATAAGCGGCTGTCCCGCTTGCGTAGGCCCGATTGAAGAAGTGGGATTAACCGGCAAATCGCTTGCCATGGAACTGTTGGCGGCGACCAAGGAGGAGAGAGCATGA
- a CDS encoding YheC/YheD family protein, with protein sequence MEPRHRLYVSSKWEKHSALMNELLLKDALPRMERLSLQSLRDLLEEFDTVYVKPEHGMGGRGVMKVSRSNKQLTLDQQGYPVRNFSTLQALYRVIRHRKRGRRYVAQQGIELIRNGDRLIDFRVLLMKPGSVWHCMGAMGKMAPPAQITTNRTRGGEPITVRHALATATDFDEDRIEKIEYELIAISRHVAGALSESYPGLRCLGLDLAVDQDGKVWLLEANTAPGVQLFKHHENDKLYAKISHFRRKINSRRRRRPNSKKKI encoded by the coding sequence ATGGAACCGAGACACCGGCTGTATGTCTCAAGCAAATGGGAAAAGCACTCCGCCCTGATGAATGAACTGCTGCTGAAAGACGCACTGCCGAGGATGGAGCGGCTCTCCCTTCAATCACTGCGCGATTTATTGGAGGAATTCGATACCGTATACGTCAAACCGGAACACGGCATGGGCGGACGAGGCGTTATGAAAGTATCCCGCTCGAACAAGCAGCTTACGCTGGATCAGCAAGGCTATCCTGTTCGCAATTTTTCTACGCTGCAAGCCTTGTATCGAGTGATCCGGCACCGCAAGCGCGGGCGAAGGTACGTTGCTCAGCAAGGCATTGAATTAATCCGCAACGGGGATCGGCTGATCGATTTCCGTGTGTTGCTTATGAAGCCGGGCTCTGTCTGGCACTGCATGGGTGCGATGGGCAAGATGGCCCCGCCGGCACAGATCACGACGAATCGGACGCGCGGCGGCGAACCGATTACGGTTCGGCATGCGTTGGCGACTGCGACTGATTTCGATGAGGATAGGATCGAGAAAATTGAGTATGAGCTGATTGCCATATCCCGTCATGTGGCGGGGGCGCTCAGTGAGTCTTATCCGGGGCTCCGCTGCCTTGGTCTGGATTTGGCGGTCGATCAAGACGGCAAGGTCTGGCTCTTGGAGGCGAATACTGCACCCGGCGTACAGTTGTTCAAGCATCACGAGAACGATAAGCTGTATGCCAAGATCAGCCACTTCCGGCGGAAGATTAACAGCCGCCGACGCAGGAGACCCAACAGCAAAAAGAAAATATAG
- a CDS encoding ABC transporter ATP-binding protein produces MIAFDQVTWKRENRTILQNVTFTMNRGEHWVILGRNGSGKTTMLEMINGYLFPTSGTVQVLGETYGQCDVREVRKRIGYISQSLMDKLALRDPVWEVVASGVHAYLRLYQAVAEETEHRARSLLSELRIGHLADQALGTLSQGERKKVMLARAMMANPELLILDEPCSGLDLYERERFLADLQLMSDRGAQFLYVTHHIEEIMPLFTHVLLLGSGRIEAAGTKHEVVTSDLIERAYDVHADLEWFNDRPWAKVRD; encoded by the coding sequence ATGATTGCGTTCGATCAGGTCACCTGGAAGCGGGAAAACCGCACCATATTGCAGAATGTTACCTTTACGATGAACCGGGGCGAGCATTGGGTCATACTTGGCCGCAACGGCTCCGGGAAGACGACGATGCTGGAAATGATTAACGGCTATCTGTTTCCGACATCCGGCACCGTTCAAGTGCTCGGCGAGACCTATGGTCAATGCGACGTACGGGAGGTGCGCAAGCGCATCGGCTACATCAGCCAATCGCTGATGGATAAGCTCGCCTTGCGCGATCCGGTATGGGAAGTAGTGGCCAGCGGCGTTCATGCCTACCTGCGGCTTTATCAAGCCGTGGCAGAAGAGACAGAACATCGTGCTAGATCGTTGCTTTCCGAGCTGAGAATCGGGCATTTGGCCGATCAAGCGCTCGGGACGTTGTCCCAGGGCGAGCGCAAGAAGGTGATGCTGGCCAGAGCCATGATGGCAAATCCGGAGCTGCTGATACTGGACGAGCCATGCTCCGGGCTGGATTTGTATGAACGCGAGCGTTTTTTGGCTGATTTGCAGCTAATGAGTGATAGAGGAGCGCAATTTTTGTATGTCACGCATCATATCGAAGAAATTATGCCTTTATTTACGCATGTGCTGCTGCTCGGTTCGGGACGGATTGAGGCGGCAGGGACGAAGCATGAGGTTGTCACGAGCGACTTGATTGAGCGCGCCTATGATGTACATGCAGATTTGGAATGGTTCAATGACCGGCCATGGGCGAAGGTAAGAGATTAG
- a CDS encoding ribonuclease H-like domain-containing protein, whose product MRLRDQLFKQRQRAQAPELANPDAESVLAEAIKRQAGERVPSGDEGARIEELPEWTPFEAHLAVNARGSFIRRRRVYPLDHVHGHARLGDLLGFAEVLEQVAVKPGGKAGTKPSRQDGAHPVQDPNGEEQGPPLYERMLFLDTETTGLGVGAGNVPFMVGIGYFRQQAFIVDQMLIRNPAEERAMLHELDSMLASYTHLVTYNGRTFDWPVVRNRFVMHRMAVSGLDRFAHLDFLYPSRSLYRKTLPTCRLSMVEERRLGVYRHEDVPGSLAPELYVKYLAEQEPAILEGVFRHNEWDILTLNLLAAHFAALAAGTMPFRSLEATEVFRAGVWFENQGMQARADAAYAYLLELHPEERRGLQLELAQVLKKKGALQAAVQLWEESLQADDAASSDGIEARVQLAMAYEHRLKDLSRALQVAEEAKELALRRMTLARGRDGGKQRAQLADLVKRVERLRRKAAASKEQTG is encoded by the coding sequence ATGAGGCTTCGCGATCAGCTGTTCAAGCAGCGGCAGCGCGCACAGGCGCCAGAGTTGGCCAATCCTGACGCAGAGAGCGTGTTAGCGGAGGCGATCAAGAGGCAGGCAGGCGAACGCGTTCCTTCGGGAGACGAAGGGGCGCGCATAGAGGAGCTGCCTGAATGGACGCCTTTTGAAGCGCATCTAGCCGTGAATGCCCGGGGCAGCTTCATTCGTCGCAGGCGCGTATATCCGCTCGACCACGTGCATGGCCATGCGAGGCTGGGTGATCTGCTCGGCTTCGCGGAAGTGCTGGAACAGGTAGCTGTCAAGCCTGGCGGGAAGGCGGGAACGAAGCCGAGCCGGCAAGATGGCGCGCACCCTGTACAAGATCCGAATGGTGAGGAGCAAGGCCCGCCTTTGTATGAGCGCATGCTGTTTCTGGATACGGAGACAACGGGGCTCGGCGTAGGCGCCGGGAACGTTCCCTTCATGGTCGGCATCGGCTATTTCCGGCAACAAGCTTTTATCGTGGATCAGATGCTGATCCGCAATCCGGCCGAGGAGCGTGCGATGCTGCATGAACTGGACAGCATGCTGGCATCGTATACACATTTGGTTACCTATAACGGCCGGACCTTCGATTGGCCGGTCGTACGCAATCGCTTCGTTATGCACCGAATGGCTGTGAGCGGACTCGACCGGTTCGCGCACCTGGACTTTCTGTACCCGTCTCGAAGCCTTTACCGCAAGACGCTGCCCACCTGCAGGCTCAGCATGGTGGAGGAGAGACGATTGGGTGTCTACCGCCATGAGGATGTGCCCGGCTCGCTAGCACCCGAGCTTTATGTGAAGTACTTGGCAGAACAAGAGCCCGCCATACTGGAAGGCGTGTTCCGTCACAACGAATGGGATATCCTCACGCTCAATTTGCTGGCTGCGCATTTTGCAGCGTTGGCTGCCGGAACGATGCCCTTCCGCTCGCTAGAAGCGACTGAAGTGTTCAGGGCGGGCGTATGGTTTGAGAATCAAGGCATGCAAGCACGGGCAGATGCAGCGTACGCTTACTTACTGGAACTGCATCCTGAGGAAAGGCGGGGACTGCAGCTTGAACTGGCCCAAGTTCTGAAGAAGAAGGGGGCGCTTCAAGCAGCTGTTCAACTGTGGGAAGAAAGCCTGCAAGCCGATGATGCTGCTTCAAGCGACGGGATCGAAGCCAGGGTGCAGCTGGCCATGGCTTATGAGCATCGGCTCAAGGACCTGTCGCGCGCTCTGCAGGTTGCGGAAGAAGCGAAGGAGCTGGCACTGCGTCGAATGACGCTTGCCCGCGGACGTGACGGCGGCAAGCAGCGGGCGCAGCTTGCCGACTTGGTTAAACGTGTAGAGCGGCTGCGAAGGAAGGCCGCAGCGTCCAAGGAGCAAACCGGATAA
- a CDS encoding YpdA family putative bacillithiol disulfide reductase — translation MEKAIIIGAGPCGLATAAALQDKGIEPLVIEKGCIVQSIYEYPTFMQFHSTPDLLEIGGVPFVTPNDKPSRREGLEYYATVVRRRGIRVRTYEEVKQVIRREDQTFEVHTEDRHGIAARYETANVVVATGYFDWPNYLGVPGEDLPKVAHTFREAHPYVGRKVAIIGGRNSAVDAALELYRAGVDVTVVYRGEELTESVKSWVKPVFLSRAEKGKINMLWKTELLEITPATIIVSRNGTREEIPNDDVLVLTGFRPDRSFLRNMGVQTDPETGQPAYNPETMETNVHGIYIAGVVAAGSRANVIYIENGRFHGQQVADAIAAKSSEQTV, via the coding sequence ATGGAAAAAGCGATTATTATCGGCGCAGGACCGTGCGGCTTGGCAACCGCTGCAGCGCTGCAGGACAAAGGCATCGAGCCGCTGGTGATCGAAAAAGGCTGCATCGTGCAATCGATCTATGAATATCCGACATTTATGCAATTTCACAGTACCCCTGACCTGTTGGAGATAGGCGGCGTTCCCTTCGTGACGCCGAATGACAAGCCATCCCGCCGGGAAGGTCTGGAATATTATGCGACGGTCGTTCGCCGGCGCGGGATACGGGTCCGTACCTACGAGGAGGTCAAGCAGGTCATTCGAAGAGAGGACCAGACATTCGAAGTGCACACGGAAGACCGGCATGGCATCGCGGCGCGGTATGAGACAGCCAATGTGGTCGTGGCGACAGGCTATTTCGATTGGCCGAACTATTTGGGCGTGCCCGGGGAGGATCTGCCGAAGGTGGCGCACACCTTCCGCGAAGCGCATCCGTATGTCGGGCGCAAGGTTGCCATTATAGGCGGACGGAATTCTGCCGTGGATGCCGCGCTTGAACTGTATCGCGCCGGCGTCGATGTTACGGTCGTCTATCGCGGAGAGGAATTGACTGAGAGTGTGAAATCGTGGGTGAAACCAGTCTTCCTTAGCAGGGCAGAGAAGGGGAAAATCAACATGCTGTGGAAAACAGAGCTGCTTGAAATCACCCCCGCCACGATTATTGTCAGCCGGAACGGTACGCGTGAGGAAATTCCTAATGACGATGTGCTCGTGCTTACCGGCTTTCGTCCGGACCGCAGCTTTCTGCGGAACATGGGCGTACAGACAGATCCGGAGACTGGTCAGCCGGCCTATAACCCGGAGACGATGGAGACGAACGTGCACGGCATCTATATCGCGGGGGTTGTCGCCGCCGGCAGTCGTGCGAACGTGATATATATTGAGAACGGACGCTTCCATGGCCAGCAGGTCGCGGACGCCATTGCAGCCAAATCATCGGAGCAAACTGTCTAA